The following coding sequences are from one Geothrix sp. window:
- a CDS encoding glycosyltransferase family 2 protein: MVWLEAASWGSAGSILAALALLRRHWARLPELEPDPALPPQPPTVCLCIPVRNEAAELPAALDSWLAQDYPALQILVVDDGSTDGSTEILQQRQTAQPERLRVLRNDALPPGWLGKNHALDLASRQPEALAAAWLLFADGDVQAAPGLLRRAMAFAQAQPTDILALVPAIDAISPAERVILPIAASAFLLLVPPHQVPNPRHPAFCGVGGFTLVRREAYDAVDGHAGAPLEAIDDMMLARRVKAAGFINRVAKGGPDLHLRMYHGLRELVRAMRKNSAALPFWWLLPPLLPLALMIGLAPLWLPCAGHPILALLLWLLVPTLAGDVQQRMTGRPMDLLWALWPLNALVFAAGTAWALWDRVRGVNHWRGRDVALR, encoded by the coding sequence ATGGTCTGGCTGGAAGCGGCATCCTGGGGTTCGGCGGGCAGCATCCTCGCCGCGCTGGCCCTCCTGCGCCGCCACTGGGCCCGGCTGCCCGAGCTGGAGCCGGATCCGGCGCTCCCACCACAGCCACCCACGGTCTGTCTCTGCATCCCCGTGCGCAATGAGGCGGCGGAGCTGCCCGCGGCCCTGGATTCCTGGCTGGCCCAGGACTACCCGGCCCTGCAGATCCTCGTGGTGGACGATGGCTCCACCGACGGCAGCACGGAGATCCTCCAGCAACGCCAGACCGCCCAGCCGGAGCGCCTGCGGGTGCTGCGCAACGATGCCCTGCCGCCGGGCTGGCTGGGGAAGAACCATGCCCTGGACCTGGCCTCGCGTCAGCCCGAGGCCCTGGCCGCGGCCTGGCTGCTCTTTGCGGATGGCGACGTGCAGGCGGCGCCCGGTCTGCTGCGCCGGGCCATGGCCTTCGCCCAGGCCCAGCCCACGGACATCCTCGCCCTGGTGCCGGCCATCGACGCCATCAGCCCGGCGGAGCGCGTGATCCTGCCCATCGCGGCCTCGGCCTTCCTCCTGCTGGTCCCCCCGCACCAGGTGCCCAACCCCCGGCATCCGGCCTTTTGCGGCGTGGGTGGCTTCACGCTGGTGCGTCGCGAGGCCTACGACGCCGTGGACGGCCACGCGGGGGCGCCCCTGGAGGCCATCGACGACATGATGCTGGCCCGCCGGGTGAAGGCCGCGGGCTTCATCAACCGCGTGGCCAAGGGCGGCCCGGACCTGCACCTGCGGATGTACCACGGTCTTCGGGAGCTGGTGCGGGCCATGCGGAAGAACTCGGCGGCCCTGCCCTTCTGGTGGCTGCTGCCGCCCCTGCTGCCACTGGCCCTCATGATCGGCCTCGCGCCGCTCTGGCTGCCCTGCGCCGGCCACCCGATCCTCGCGCTCCTGCTCTGGCTGCTGGTCCCGACGTTGGCTGGGGACGTGCAGCAGCGCATGACGGGGCGCCCCATGGACCTGCTCTGGGCCCTGTGGCCCCTGAACGCGCTGGTCTTCGCGGCGGGCACCGCCTGGGCCCTGTGGGACCGCGTCCGCGGCGTGAACCACTGGCGGGGCCGGGACGTGGCCCTGCGGTAG
- a CDS encoding cation:proton antiporter, translated as MSFALLMHDPLAGTLMLLALLWLSAKVGGELAVRLKLPAVTGELAVGLALTALHRSWPLFPDVAASPATELLGGLGVVVLMFAVGLESTVPQMLKVGVASLRVALIGVVVPMAAGLAGAWLLLPQRSPFVLDLFIGACLCATSIGISAQVLREKGASDSLEGRIIVGAAVVDDVLGLLVLVAVSGLVGAAAGGGAVGPDLAKTLALALGFLAAALTLGRLLTPRLFQLASRFRGEQVLLPLGLGFAFLLAWLGNLAGLASIVGAYAAGLILEPAHIVDLEHRERHTLEELVHPLVTVLSPLFFVLMGAKVDPGALFKPATLGFALVLALLGVVGKYVAGYGGGRGIRAAVVGWGMVPRGEVGLIFVAAGAQLHLNGVPLLSAEVQAGIIGALLLTTVAGPVGLGWVLRSSPSA; from the coding sequence ATGTCCTTCGCCCTCCTGATGCACGACCCCCTGGCCGGCACGCTGATGCTGCTGGCGCTGCTGTGGCTGTCGGCCAAGGTGGGGGGCGAGCTGGCGGTGCGCCTGAAGCTTCCGGCGGTCACGGGGGAACTGGCGGTGGGGCTCGCGCTCACGGCGCTGCACCGCTCCTGGCCCCTGTTCCCGGACGTGGCGGCCTCCCCGGCCACGGAGCTGCTGGGCGGGCTCGGCGTGGTGGTGCTGATGTTCGCCGTGGGCCTGGAGTCCACGGTGCCGCAGATGCTGAAGGTGGGCGTGGCCTCCCTGCGGGTCGCGCTGATCGGCGTGGTGGTGCCCATGGCCGCGGGCCTCGCCGGGGCCTGGCTGCTGCTGCCCCAGCGCTCGCCCTTCGTGCTGGACCTCTTCATCGGCGCCTGCCTCTGCGCCACCAGCATCGGCATCTCCGCCCAGGTGCTGCGGGAGAAGGGCGCCTCGGATTCCCTGGAGGGCCGCATCATCGTGGGCGCCGCCGTGGTGGACGACGTTCTGGGCCTGCTCGTGCTGGTGGCCGTGTCCGGCCTGGTGGGCGCGGCCGCTGGTGGCGGCGCCGTGGGGCCGGATCTGGCGAAGACCCTGGCCCTGGCCCTGGGTTTCCTGGCAGCGGCGCTGACGCTCGGCCGCCTGCTCACGCCGAGGCTCTTCCAGCTGGCCAGCCGCTTCCGGGGCGAGCAGGTGCTGCTGCCGCTGGGACTGGGCTTTGCCTTCCTGCTCGCCTGGCTGGGCAACCTCGCGGGGCTGGCCTCCATCGTGGGGGCCTACGCCGCCGGGCTCATCCTCGAGCCGGCGCACATCGTGGATCTGGAGCACCGCGAGCGGCACACGCTGGAGGAACTGGTGCATCCGCTGGTGACGGTGCTCTCGCCCCTCTTCTTCGTGCTCATGGGCGCCAAGGTGGATCCCGGCGCGCTCTTCAAGCCCGCGACCCTGGGCTTCGCCCTGGTGCTGGCCCTGCTCGGCGTGGTGGGGAAATACGTCGCCGGCTACGGCGGGGGTCGGGGTATCCGCGCCGCCGTGGTGGGCTGGGGCATGGTCCCCCGGGGCGAAGTGGGCCTCATCTTCGTGGCCGCTGGCGCCCAGCTCCATCTGAACGGCGTGCCCCTGCTCAGCGCCGAGGTCCAGGCCGGCATCATCGGCGCCCTGCTGCTCACCACCGTGGCCGGGCCCGTGGGGCTGGGGTGGGTGCTGCGATCGTCCCCTTCCGCCTAA
- a CDS encoding alpha/beta fold hydrolase → MELRPDHYLSGHSVGVALRHVSVDQPGTGGSAWIPGWKPEDTVDDAAEFLRLRGITEPVLLEGWSWGSTMALLFAQRHPRLVRGIVIGGMWTNTRKEVRAYLDADGARAWMPGWTEQFSVFTNGHGSACDLHRAIREGAGGGTLAEAYDAAESEQAGSGQIPRQPLPGPIPRVSSPTPVDMETESDETIRFAYIESEMMCRGQRGIWRLRLQFPRRLASVPLVVIQGRYDQVCLPETAQRVVRAWPGSRKLLVPMNGGHGSFRSPRREDLERAGVSLPAEQQWALEKAAMLSYGNGGLLKRAALECLAGAGQQ, encoded by the coding sequence TTGGAACTGCGACCCGACCACTACCTCTCCGGGCATAGCGTGGGGGTGGCCCTGCGGCACGTGTCTGTGGACCAGCCAGGAACCGGCGGCTCCGCCTGGATACCCGGCTGGAAACCTGAGGACACGGTGGATGACGCCGCCGAGTTTCTCCGCCTGCGGGGCATCACGGAGCCGGTACTGCTGGAGGGATGGAGCTGGGGTTCCACCATGGCCCTGCTTTTCGCGCAGCGGCATCCGCGCCTGGTGCGGGGGATCGTCATCGGTGGTATGTGGACCAACACAAGGAAGGAAGTCCGGGCCTACCTTGATGCCGATGGTGCCCGAGCCTGGATGCCCGGCTGGACGGAGCAGTTCAGTGTCTTCACGAATGGACACGGCTCCGCCTGCGACCTGCATCGGGCCATCCGCGAAGGTGCGGGCGGCGGGACCCTGGCGGAAGCCTACGACGCGGCGGAGTCCGAACAGGCTGGTTCTGGCCAGATTCCCCGCCAGCCCCTGCCAGGGCCAATTCCGCGCGTTTCATCGCCGACCCCAGTGGACATGGAGACCGAATCCGACGAGACCATTCGATTCGCCTACATCGAGTCCGAGATGATGTGCCGCGGCCAGAGAGGGATATGGCGCCTTCGGCTGCAGTTTCCTAGGCGCCTGGCCTCCGTTCCCTTGGTCGTGATTCAGGGCCGCTACGACCAAGTGTGTCTGCCTGAAACCGCCCAGCGGGTTGTGCGAGCCTGGCCAGGGAGTCGCAAACTCTTGGTGCCGATGAACGGGGGTCACGGCTCCTTTCGTAGTCCACGACGCGAGGATCTGGAGCGGGCTGGGGTTAGCCTCCCAGCTGAGCAGCAATGGGCTCTGGAGAAGGCGGCGATGCTGAGCTACGGCAATGGGGGCCTGCTAAAGAGGGCAGCCCTGGAGTGTCTGGCCGGGGCAGGACAGCAGTAG
- the trhA gene encoding PAQR family membrane homeostasis protein TrhA encodes MALQLSTDPFVPALPAPRPAWWHLSQDEWLNSLTHLLGLLLALPGTAFLIGRAVMGGDALKLVSFGIFGLSMIALYAASTLFHSAQGPAKERWAKADHCAIYLLIAGTYTPFALVTLRGPLGWGLFAFVWALAALGIAKELWWDRSSLPAVPLYLLMGWCGLAAGLPLARRLQGQGLKWLLAGCLLYSIGVAFYLLGRRVRHAHGIWHLFVLGGTASHFITVLRFV; translated from the coding sequence ATGGCCCTGCAGCTGTCGACCGACCCCTTTGTGCCGGCGCTCCCGGCCCCCCGACCCGCCTGGTGGCACCTCTCCCAGGATGAGTGGCTGAACAGCCTGACCCACCTCCTGGGCCTGCTCCTGGCCCTCCCGGGTACCGCCTTCCTGATCGGCCGTGCGGTCATGGGTGGCGACGCCCTCAAGCTGGTCAGCTTCGGCATCTTCGGCCTTTCCATGATCGCGCTCTATGCGGCCTCGACGCTCTTCCACAGCGCCCAGGGCCCCGCCAAGGAACGCTGGGCCAAGGCCGACCACTGCGCCATCTACCTGCTGATCGCGGGCACCTACACGCCCTTCGCCCTGGTCACCCTGCGCGGACCCCTGGGCTGGGGACTGTTCGCCTTCGTCTGGGCCCTGGCGGCCCTGGGCATCGCCAAGGAGCTGTGGTGGGACCGCAGTTCCCTGCCCGCCGTCCCCCTCTACCTGCTGATGGGCTGGTGCGGCCTCGCCGCGGGCCTGCCCCTGGCGCGCCGCCTCCAGGGCCAGGGCCTGAAGTGGCTCCTGGCCGGCTGCCTGCTCTACAGCATCGGCGTGGCCTTCTACCTCCTGGGCCGCCGGGTGCGGCATGCCCATGGCATCTGGCACCTCTTCGTGCTGGGCGGAACCGCCAGCCACTTCATCACGGTGCTGCGGTTCGTCTGA
- a CDS encoding ABC transporter ATP-binding protein, whose protein sequence is MTAALHASSLAVPGRLEAVSLDLGPGELVALVGPNGAGKSTLVQALAGLLPAEGLVQWYGQPLSRITMPERGRRLAWVGQEAHFEFAFPVREVVAQGRYAWGDDLSGVAEALAELDLTHLAERPVTRLSGGERHRVGLARALATGAPIQLWDEPVAQLDVRHALEVMRLARRLADGGGTVLVSLHDLRAAYRFDRVLVLDRGRLVGNGRPHDVLTADLIREVFRVEATFVESLVPELPRG, encoded by the coding sequence ATGACCGCGGCCCTGCACGCTTCCAGTCTCGCGGTACCCGGCCGTCTGGAGGCGGTGTCGCTGGACCTCGGCCCGGGCGAACTCGTCGCCCTGGTGGGCCCCAACGGGGCCGGCAAGTCCACGCTGGTCCAGGCCCTGGCGGGGCTGCTTCCCGCGGAAGGGCTCGTCCAGTGGTATGGACAGCCGCTGTCCCGCATCACCATGCCGGAGCGGGGCCGGCGCCTGGCCTGGGTGGGCCAGGAGGCCCACTTCGAGTTCGCCTTCCCCGTGCGCGAAGTGGTGGCCCAGGGCCGCTACGCCTGGGGCGACGACCTTTCCGGCGTGGCGGAGGCCCTGGCGGAGCTGGACCTCACCCACTTGGCGGAACGCCCGGTCACGCGGCTCTCCGGCGGCGAGCGCCACCGCGTGGGACTGGCCCGGGCCCTGGCCACGGGCGCGCCCATCCAGCTCTGGGACGAGCCCGTGGCCCAGCTCGACGTGCGCCACGCGCTGGAGGTGATGCGTCTGGCGCGGCGCCTGGCGGATGGCGGCGGCACCGTGCTGGTGAGCCTCCACGACCTGCGCGCCGCCTACCGCTTCGACCGCGTGCTGGTGCTGGACCGCGGCCGCCTGGTGGGCAACGGCAGGCCCCACGACGTGCTCACGGCGGACCTCATCCGCGAGGTCTTCCGCGTGGAAGCCACCTTCGTGGAGAGCCTCGTGCCGGAGCTGCCCCGGGGATGA
- a CDS encoding FecCD family ABC transporter permease — protein sequence MKPRLAVPLLLALLALTFLASLAFGELRLSFGQVLGALTNGTDEVARTVVRDFRLPRALVGLAVGAALGASGVVMQAFFRNPLASPGLLGVSSGGALGAVAVLATGPIFGFAAATMWALPLASVVGAFAATGMVLMLAQRGAGTERLLLSGVALNALLGAGTSFLLTTTAGHFEVNAQILFWLMGGLESRSWEHVWMGVPAILVACLLLLPLGRAMDLLSLGEQSAQSLGVDVRRLRRQLIVLSTVLTALATAVAGIVGFVGLVVPHVLRLAFGPDHRRLLPYSMLGGASFLLACDLVTRTFPLGLRLGVVTALIGGPFFLWLLRRPR from the coding sequence GTGAAGCCCCGCCTCGCCGTCCCGCTCCTGCTGGCGCTCCTGGCCCTGACCTTCCTGGCCTCGCTGGCCTTCGGGGAGCTGCGGCTGAGCTTCGGGCAGGTGCTGGGCGCCCTCACGAACGGCACGGATGAGGTGGCGCGTACCGTGGTGCGGGACTTCCGCCTGCCCCGGGCCCTGGTGGGCCTGGCCGTGGGTGCCGCCTTGGGCGCCAGCGGCGTGGTGATGCAGGCCTTCTTCCGCAACCCCCTGGCCAGCCCCGGCCTGTTGGGCGTCAGCAGCGGTGGGGCTCTGGGCGCCGTGGCAGTGCTGGCCACGGGACCGATCTTCGGTTTTGCGGCCGCCACGATGTGGGCCCTGCCTCTGGCTTCTGTGGTGGGGGCCTTCGCCGCCACGGGGATGGTACTCATGCTGGCGCAAAGGGGCGCGGGCACGGAGCGGCTGCTGCTCTCGGGCGTGGCCCTCAACGCCCTGCTGGGCGCGGGCACCAGCTTCCTGCTCACCACCACGGCGGGCCACTTCGAGGTGAACGCCCAGATCCTGTTCTGGCTCATGGGGGGTCTGGAGAGCCGCAGCTGGGAGCACGTGTGGATGGGCGTGCCCGCCATCCTCGTGGCTTGCCTGCTCCTGCTGCCCCTGGGCCGCGCCATGGACCTGCTGAGCCTGGGAGAGCAGAGCGCCCAGAGCCTGGGCGTGGACGTGCGCCGCCTGCGCCGCCAGCTCATCGTGCTGTCCACCGTCCTCACGGCCCTGGCCACCGCCGTGGCGGGCATCGTGGGCTTCGTGGGCCTGGTGGTGCCCCACGTGCTGCGCCTGGCCTTCGGCCCCGACCACCGGCGCCTGCTGCCGTATTCCATGCTGGGCGGCGCCAGCTTCCTGCTGGCCTGCGACCTCGTCACCCGCACCTTCCCCCTGGGCCTGCGCCTGGGCGTGGTCACGGCCCTCATCGGCGGCCCCTTCTTCCTGTGGCTGCTGCGGAGGCCGCGATGA
- a CDS encoding ABC transporter substrate-binding protein translates to MARSSVTRLFAFLLMLALPLLAAHPQRVVSQTVGTDELLLALADPGQIAALSHISHDAQFSPVAAEAGRFPAIKDSDAESVLRFRPDLVLAASFTRPETLALLRRAGVRLVVLDRFDTLEDIYGSLRLLGRELGQEARAEAVIAQCQSRVGALAAKLKGVKPVRVLSAGIYPFTSGSGTTFQDLCDHAGALNVATEVGLKGHAPTPSEKLLVWNVEVLVASGGESTRAQLAAIPHYRALPAFKAGRLVLLPGPMMSSVSHHRIAAYEALARALHPERFR, encoded by the coding sequence ATGGCCCGTTCGTCTGTGACCCGCCTCTTCGCTTTTCTCCTGATGCTCGCGCTGCCGCTTCTGGCCGCGCACCCCCAGCGGGTGGTGAGCCAGACGGTGGGCACGGACGAGCTGCTGCTGGCCCTGGCGGATCCGGGCCAGATCGCGGCCCTCAGCCACATCAGCCACGACGCGCAGTTCAGCCCCGTGGCCGCCGAGGCGGGGCGCTTCCCCGCCATCAAGGACAGCGACGCCGAAAGCGTGCTGCGTTTCCGCCCCGACCTGGTGCTGGCCGCCAGCTTCACCCGCCCCGAGACCCTGGCCCTGCTCCGGCGGGCCGGGGTCCGGCTGGTGGTGCTGGACCGCTTCGACACGCTGGAGGACATCTACGGGAGCCTGCGCCTCCTCGGGCGCGAGCTGGGCCAGGAGGCCCGCGCCGAAGCGGTGATCGCCCAGTGCCAGAGCCGCGTGGGGGCCCTCGCCGCGAAGCTGAAGGGGGTGAAACCCGTGCGCGTGCTCAGCGCGGGGATCTATCCCTTCACCTCAGGCAGCGGCACCACCTTCCAGGATCTCTGCGACCACGCCGGGGCCCTGAACGTGGCGACAGAGGTGGGCCTGAAGGGCCACGCGCCGACGCCCTCCGAGAAGCTGCTGGTCTGGAACGTCGAGGTGCTCGTGGCCTCCGGCGGTGAGAGCACCCGCGCCCAGCTCGCAGCCATCCCCCACTACCGGGCCCTGCCCGCCTTCAAGGCCGGACGCCTGGTGCTGCTCCCAGGGCCCATGATGTCCAGCGTGTCACACCACCGCATCGCCGCCTACGAGGCCCTGGCCCGCGCCCTGCATCCGGAGCGCTTCCGGTGA
- a CDS encoding TonB-dependent receptor plug domain-containing protein, with the protein MMGISRISSLLAAVSALSLAAASGAEPERKPGEATVTVSAEAQPVEVTRTPGPVRIVEAEELARLGSRTLAELLEVLQPGAVMASGGPGATASAFLNGTLSRNVVVLLDGLRLNDPTATSPDLGTLSLVGIGRVELVLGPSSVLYGSDAIGGVIALTSVGRGADGCHGQAGLKVGTDGQTGFKLGGDGQLGGTARVQLASALGWVAAGAEAQKQASGFPEDSFRQAGGFLRLGTTLGPVDLTGFYRNSGQTASVPFTTLAWPGFGRSYEPQRETHARQESLGVSVRWTLAADLVLEDTLQGLSGSTGDPSGPLRQQTDRSFRRVEDQLTLHWTPSKAFRLSGRLEGREDVAHAKNYYDPSTFAAVSYRGEGRDLAGAIEARWTLLEGLDWVAGLRHDAGHRDLTRQDTGQRSRAGSAEAGTWRSGLNWVVAPELRLYASAGQGFRMPNTTEFALNAQAESQDGKTYPIAPERSRTIQIGATGLLAGHWEYRLEAQRTHISNLLAYVYDTSFSFPPLFTSHYANQGSIRAQSLEGALGWRGGADLAYGWDLILRSQETRDLDHNVEGQEFGQQNTAIVRHPFFTGAVAAFVQAKRWRADVRFDRVGARYDIHDTTYQVISTGRPYRDLSVGGSFEPVKNFTLALRGEHLLQPRQSVQDWLSGRYDQNGDAALVYGFPAPGPRWTLSATWRW; encoded by the coding sequence ATGATGGGCATTTCCCGGATCTCATCCCTGTTGGCGGCCGTGTCCGCCCTTTCCCTGGCGGCGGCCTCGGGCGCCGAGCCCGAGCGCAAGCCCGGCGAGGCCACGGTCACGGTCAGCGCCGAGGCCCAGCCCGTGGAAGTCACCCGCACCCCGGGCCCCGTGCGCATCGTGGAAGCCGAGGAGCTGGCCCGCCTGGGCAGCCGCACCCTGGCCGAGTTGCTGGAGGTGCTCCAGCCCGGCGCCGTGATGGCCAGCGGTGGCCCCGGCGCCACCGCCTCGGCCTTCCTCAACGGCACCCTCAGCCGCAACGTGGTGGTGCTGCTGGACGGCCTGCGCCTCAACGATCCCACCGCCACCAGCCCCGACCTGGGCACCCTCAGCCTCGTGGGCATCGGCCGCGTGGAGCTGGTGCTGGGCCCCTCCTCCGTCCTCTATGGCAGCGACGCCATCGGCGGCGTCATCGCGCTCACCAGCGTGGGCCGGGGCGCCGACGGCTGCCACGGGCAGGCGGGCCTGAAGGTGGGCACGGATGGCCAGACGGGCTTCAAGCTCGGCGGCGATGGCCAGCTCGGGGGCACGGCGCGGGTGCAGCTCGCCAGTGCCCTGGGCTGGGTGGCCGCCGGGGCCGAAGCGCAGAAGCAGGCCAGCGGTTTTCCGGAGGATTCCTTCCGCCAGGCGGGTGGGTTCCTGCGCCTGGGCACCACCCTCGGCCCCGTGGACCTCACGGGCTTCTACCGCAACAGCGGCCAGACGGCCTCCGTGCCCTTCACCACGCTGGCCTGGCCGGGGTTCGGGCGCAGCTATGAGCCGCAGCGCGAAACCCACGCCCGGCAGGAGAGCTTGGGCGTCTCGGTCCGCTGGACCCTGGCCGCCGACCTGGTGCTGGAAGACACCCTGCAGGGGCTGTCCGGCAGCACCGGCGATCCCAGCGGTCCCCTGCGCCAGCAGACCGACCGCAGCTTCCGCCGCGTGGAGGACCAGCTCACCCTGCACTGGACGCCGTCGAAGGCCTTCCGCCTCTCGGGCCGTCTCGAAGGCCGGGAGGATGTCGCCCACGCGAAGAACTACTACGACCCGTCCACCTTCGCCGCCGTGTCCTACCGCGGCGAGGGGCGCGACCTGGCCGGGGCCATCGAAGCCCGCTGGACGCTCCTCGAGGGCCTCGACTGGGTGGCGGGCCTGCGCCACGACGCCGGGCATCGCGATCTGACCCGCCAGGACACCGGCCAGCGCAGCCGCGCGGGCAGCGCCGAGGCCGGCACCTGGCGCTCGGGCCTCAACTGGGTGGTGGCGCCGGAACTGCGCCTCTACGCCAGCGCGGGCCAGGGCTTCCGCATGCCCAACACCACGGAGTTCGCCCTCAACGCCCAGGCAGAGAGCCAGGATGGGAAGACCTATCCCATCGCCCCCGAGCGCAGCCGCACCATCCAGATCGGCGCCACGGGCCTGCTGGCGGGCCACTGGGAGTACCGCCTGGAGGCCCAGCGCACCCACATCAGCAACCTGCTGGCCTATGTCTACGACACCAGCTTCTCCTTCCCGCCCCTCTTCACCTCGCACTACGCCAACCAGGGCAGCATCCGCGCGCAGAGCCTCGAAGGCGCCCTGGGCTGGCGGGGCGGCGCCGACCTGGCCTACGGCTGGGACCTGATCCTGCGCAGCCAGGAGACCCGGGACCTGGACCACAACGTCGAGGGCCAGGAATTCGGCCAGCAGAACACCGCCATCGTGCGCCATCCCTTCTTCACGGGCGCCGTGGCCGCCTTCGTCCAGGCGAAGCGCTGGCGGGCCGATGTCCGTTTCGATCGCGTCGGTGCCCGCTACGACATCCACGACACCACCTACCAGGTGATCTCCACCGGCAGGCCCTACCGCGACCTCAGCGTGGGCGGCTCCTTCGAACCCGTGAAGAACTTCACGCTGGCCCTGCGGGGCGAGCACCTCCTGCAGCCCCGCCAGAGCGTCCAAGACTGGCTCAGCGGCCGCTACGACCAGAACGGCGATGCCGCGCTGGTCTACGGCTTCCCCGCCCCCGGCCCCCGCTGGACTCTCAGCGCCACGTGGAGGTGGTGA
- the mtnP gene encoding S-methyl-5'-thioadenosine phosphorylase, whose translation MNAPIGIIGGSGLYRMEGLALDRAQEVKTPFGEPSGPVHLGTLDGAPVAFLARHGEGHRFTPSEVNYRANLWALKSVGVERLICVSAVGSLQARHKPGELRLVSQFIDKTKHRKDTYFGEGMVAHVSFAEPTCAHVTEALLTSGRALDLPIEGDALYVCMEGPAFSTRAESRLHQGWGADLIGMTQVTEARLAREAELCYACIALVTDYDAWREEEEGVDAASVLEVMHANVDKAQRLLRQVVPQLSGAPRSCACGEALRTALFTAPEAVTPEARQRLDLLVARYGYGAVR comes from the coding sequence ATGAACGCACCCATCGGCATCATCGGCGGCAGTGGCCTCTACCGGATGGAGGGCCTGGCCCTCGACCGGGCGCAGGAGGTGAAGACACCCTTCGGCGAGCCCTCGGGCCCCGTGCATCTGGGCACGCTGGATGGCGCCCCCGTGGCCTTCCTGGCGCGCCATGGCGAGGGCCACCGCTTCACGCCCAGCGAGGTGAACTACCGGGCCAACCTCTGGGCCCTCAAGTCCGTGGGCGTCGAGCGGCTGATCTGCGTATCCGCCGTGGGCAGCCTGCAGGCCCGCCACAAGCCGGGTGAGCTGCGCCTGGTGAGCCAGTTCATCGACAAGACGAAGCACCGCAAGGACACCTATTTCGGCGAAGGGATGGTGGCCCACGTGAGCTTCGCCGAGCCCACCTGCGCCCACGTCACGGAGGCCCTGCTCACCTCGGGCCGCGCCCTGGACCTGCCCATCGAAGGCGACGCGCTCTATGTGTGCATGGAGGGCCCGGCCTTCTCCACCCGCGCCGAAAGCAGACTCCACCAGGGCTGGGGCGCGGACCTCATCGGCATGACCCAGGTGACCGAGGCCCGCCTCGCCCGCGAAGCGGAGCTCTGCTACGCCTGCATCGCCCTGGTGACGGACTACGATGCCTGGCGCGAGGAGGAGGAGGGCGTTGACGCCGCCTCGGTGCTGGAGGTCATGCACGCCAACGTGGACAAGGCCCAGCGGCTGCTGCGCCAGGTGGTGCCCCAGCTCTCGGGCGCGCCGCGGTCCTGCGCCTGCGGCGAGGCCCTGAGGACGGCGCTGTTCACCGCGCCCGAGGCCGTCACGCCGGAGGCCCGCCAGCGGCTGGACCTGCTGGTGGCCCGGTACGGCTACGGCGCGGTGCGCTGA
- a CDS encoding M23 family metallopeptidase, giving the protein MRLRLGTLVLSLAALAGSPGHGAEPQSLPFKPSPVPGGVAVVALPAKATAPAVTYRGEPVITRRSSQGWVAVVGIPLSAKPGEQALEVDGRGVPFAIKAKHYPEQRVHVEDQRKVTPNAEDEARIAREQVLMAPVWKAWPEALIPSLSFRQPTPGALTASFGMRRIFNGVPRSPHSGLDIRSPQGQAVRAPAPGRVVLTGDFFYSGNAVFIAHGEGVVSLLCHLSKITVKEGQVLQAGDVVGEVGKTGRATGPHLHWSLSLNNARVDPRIFLGGHP; this is encoded by the coding sequence GTGAGGTTGCGCCTCGGCACGCTGGTCCTGTCGCTCGCCGCGCTGGCGGGGTCGCCCGGCCACGGCGCCGAGCCGCAGAGCCTCCCCTTCAAGCCCTCGCCCGTGCCCGGTGGGGTGGCGGTCGTCGCCCTGCCTGCCAAGGCCACGGCGCCCGCGGTGACCTACCGCGGCGAGCCCGTGATCACCCGGCGCAGCAGCCAGGGCTGGGTGGCGGTGGTGGGCATTCCCCTGAGCGCCAAGCCGGGTGAGCAGGCCCTCGAAGTGGATGGTCGTGGGGTGCCCTTTGCCATCAAGGCGAAGCACTACCCCGAACAGAGGGTGCATGTGGAGGATCAACGGAAGGTGACGCCCAACGCCGAGGACGAGGCCCGCATCGCCAGGGAGCAGGTGCTGATGGCGCCGGTCTGGAAGGCCTGGCCGGAGGCGCTGATTCCTTCGCTGAGCTTCCGCCAGCCCACGCCGGGGGCCCTCACCGCCTCCTTCGGCATGCGCCGCATCTTCAACGGCGTGCCCCGCTCGCCCCACTCGGGCCTGGACATCCGGTCTCCCCAGGGCCAGGCGGTACGAGCCCCGGCGCCGGGCCGGGTGGTGCTCACGGGCGACTTCTTCTACAGCGGCAACGCCGTGTTCATCGCCCACGGCGAGGGGGTGGTGAGCCTGCTCTGCCACCTGTCGAAGATCACGGTGAAGGAGGGCCAGGTGCTCCAGGCCGGCGACGTGGTGGGCGAGGTGGGCAAGACGGGCCGCGCCACGGGGCCGCACCTGCACTGGTCGCTGAGCCTCAACAACGCCCGGGTGGATCCCCGGATCTTCCTGGGAGGCCACCCATGA